From Haemophilus parainfluenzae:
TTAGACCACCCATATTGCTTATTCAACTCAAACATCGTGCGAATGTAGCAATAAGTCTTTCCTGTTCCAGTTTCCATTTCGATATTTAAGTTTAACTGGCTAGAGGTCAGGTTTTTACCTTTTCCATTATCATCAACAACTAAAGTTTCAGAGCGAGTCAAGCCGGCTGCTAGCTGCTGTTCTTGTACATTGCTTAATACCCGATCCATATCTTGAATCGGCGCATTACCAAAGGCTATATCAGTATAGGTTTCGCCTTGTTGATCATTTATAAAATCAATCTGCAGAGAATTATTCGCCTTACGTCTCCCTTTATCCAACATATAACGATTGCCATCTGATTTCGACTGACCTACAAAGCAATTTACCACTGCTTGTGTGGCAGCTAACTGATAATTAAGCGTTCTAAATTTAATATCCATTTTGCTATCTCTTATAAGAATTTCACTTCAGTATCAGGCGATAATTGTTTAAAGCGTTCTTTGATATTAGTTTTATCTTGATCATGCATGATGGCTAATTCGGTTGAAACCACGCGTAGCGGTTTAACCTTTGCAATTTCATCCACAACATTCATAGTGAATTTATCAAAGCATGCGACTAATGTATTACCTGCTACGAAATAAACTTCGCTACCATCAATGGTTTTACGCTCAATTGGCAATGAAAGCTCAATGCCCCAATCTAACATCACTTGGAACAATAAATCCTCTGCAGAACGGTCTTCTTTAATATGCGAAACCATTTGGTCAAGCATGGTTTTATTATATTGTTCAGGCTGATAATAGATGTCTTTCATATTGCTTGAATCAATTTTTAGCACTCGGAATCCAATATCAATTTGCTTATCTGAATTTTCAGCTTGAATTTTTGCCCCTGCCCGGCGGATACGTTCTTTTGAAATATCAGCGATATTAGCAAAACCCGATTTAAGAGCTTCCGATTTTTCATCTGTTTTTTCAGGCAATTGCACCATAATAAAACGACGATTACCATGCTCTTCAGCATTAAGTTGCAGTACTGCGTGAGCTGTTGTGGCAGATCCTGCGAAAAAGTCTAGAATAATATCACGTTCATCAGTAATTAATCTGAGCAAAATATTTAATAAATTAATTGGTTTTGAAAAATCAAAAAAAACCTCTAAACCTAATTCTTCTAAAGAAGATGTTCCTTTTTGATTAACAAATAATGAATTCATTAGGTCATTAGTTGTTAAAATCAGATTTGGATCTTTGTTGATTAATAAATTTGTGCCTACTTGAAATTCTTTATCAATATAATTTCTAACTCTTAATGTTGTTTTAGTTTCAATCACTATCCCTAATTCTATAGCTTTTTTCATTCTTTCTTCTGTCCATAGCCAACGCCGTCTATTTCCTTTTTTATCAATAGGTTGGTATATTTTCCCATTAAACTCTACATCATAATCACCTCCTGCAGAATACCCCTGTGTAGAAGAAGCTAAAATTGGACTAGTATCGCCTTCAATAAAGGTGCCATTTTTATCAGTTTGAATATTAGACAAATCTCTTCGTATAACGTTTTTAAAGTCATAATTCTTGTTACGGCTATATATCAACACATAGTCATGTGTTATTGAAATATATTTTTCTTGAGAAGGTCTTTGGGCGGAGGTTTGTCTAGGTAATGAAGCTATAAAATTTTTTTCACCAAAAATTTCATCACATATACGTTTTAAATTAGCCTGTTCGTTATCATCAATAGAAATAAAAATAACACCATCATCGGTTAATAAATTACGGGCTAATCTTAAACGGCTATACATCATAGACAACCAATCAGAATGAAATCGTCCATTACTTTCCGTATTAGCAATTAGCCGATTCCCATCCTCATCTATTTGATTAGAACGAATTAAA
This genomic window contains:
- a CDS encoding site-specific DNA-methyltransferase, coding for MSDLKMHTANLVAKNIEKLTALFPNCITETRNEQGEIIKGVDFDLLRQELSEVLVEGEQERYTLNWVGKKESILAANAPIAKTLRPCREESVNFDTTENLFIEGDNLDALKLLQENYLGKVKMVYIDPPYNTGKDFIYNDDFAENAEEFLIRSNQIDEDGNRLIANTESNGRFHSDWLSMMYSRLRLARNLLTDDGVIFISIDDNEQANLKRICDEIFGEKNFIASLPRQTSAQRPSQEKYISITHDYVLIYSRNKNYDFKNVIRRDLSNIQTDKNGTFIEGDTSPILASSTQGYSAGGDYDVEFNGKIYQPIDKKGNRRRWLWTEERMKKAIELGIVIETKTTLRVRNYIDKEFQVGTNLLINKDPNLILTTNDLMNSLFVNQKGTSSLEELGLEVFFDFSKPINLLNILLRLITDERDIILDFFAGSATTAHAVLQLNAEEHGNRRFIMVQLPEKTDEKSEALKSGFANIADISKERIRRAGAKIQAENSDKQIDIGFRVLKIDSSNMKDIYYQPEQYNKTMLDQMVSHIKEDRSAEDLLFQVMLDWGIELSLPIERKTIDGSEVYFVAGNTLVACFDKFTMNVVDEIAKVKPLRVVSTELAIMHDQDKTNIKERFKQLSPDTEVKFL